Proteins from a genomic interval of Phenylobacterium sp. LH3H17:
- a CDS encoding response regulator — translation MLIADDHPINRLVFQEMFRHLGCTVDVVEDGEQALLVAATACFDLICLDRHMPGFSGDEVAALLPSEQFVVAWSTDLMDLPARFNSVLSKPLTAESAVRVISMARAWRDEALGLVPPPAYPRLRRQAR, via the coding sequence GTGCTGATCGCCGACGACCACCCGATCAACCGCCTGGTCTTCCAAGAGATGTTTCGACACCTCGGCTGCACGGTGGACGTCGTGGAGGACGGGGAGCAGGCGCTTCTGGTGGCGGCGACCGCCTGCTTCGACCTTATCTGCCTGGACCGGCACATGCCGGGCTTCTCGGGCGACGAGGTCGCGGCCCTGCTGCCCAGCGAGCAGTTTGTCGTCGCCTGGTCGACGGACCTCATGGACCTGCCCGCCCGGTTCAACAGTGTTCTTTCCAAGCCGCTCACGGCCGAGTCCGCAGTCAGAGTCATTTCAATGGCGCGCGCGTGGCGCGACGAGGCGCTTGGCCTCGTACCGCCGCCGGCTTACCCGCGGCTGCGCCGTCAGGCACGCTAG
- a CDS encoding response regulator, with protein sequence MTMEPQSALVLVVEDEVLIQDLLVDALQEGGFQTIIANDGAEAIAQIDGPLSGQLSGVVTDIRLGVGPDGWAVATRARELNSAVAIVYVSADSSADWPAHGVPGSVMISKPFAAAQVVVALANLANRSDFSG encoded by the coding sequence ATGACCATGGAACCACAGAGCGCGCTGGTTCTCGTCGTCGAGGACGAGGTGTTGATCCAGGACCTCCTCGTCGATGCGCTTCAGGAGGGCGGCTTCCAGACGATCATCGCCAACGACGGCGCTGAGGCGATCGCTCAGATCGACGGTCCTCTGAGTGGTCAGCTGTCGGGCGTGGTGACCGACATACGGCTCGGGGTCGGCCCTGACGGTTGGGCTGTAGCCACCCGCGCACGGGAACTCAACTCAGCCGTCGCCATCGTCTATGTGAGCGCTGATAGCTCGGCGGATTGGCCGGCCCACGGCGTCCCCGGGAGTGTGATGATCAGCAAGCCGTTCGCGGCGGCCCAGGTCGTGGTGGCGCTCGCGAACCTGGCGAATCGGAGCGATTTCTCTGGGTGA
- a CDS encoding peroxiredoxin: MEGRHVPDVVFRTRVRDQSIGGDNPFRWQDLTSQELFGGRRVLVFSLPGAFTPTCSNEQCPAFERSYEEVLRYGIDEVVCIGVNDAFVMYQWGKHLGVSRVRLLPDGSGHFTRRMGMLINKDHLGFGYRSWRYMMIVNDGVIEKWWQEPGINDDGSDDDPYLETTAEVAIAYLKHNRP, encoded by the coding sequence ATGGAAGGACGCCATGTGCCCGACGTCGTCTTCAGGACGCGCGTCAGAGATCAAAGCATCGGCGGCGACAATCCATTCCGCTGGCAGGACCTGACCAGCCAGGAGCTGTTCGGGGGCCGACGGGTGCTGGTCTTTTCCCTCCCCGGCGCGTTCACCCCGACCTGCTCAAACGAGCAGTGTCCGGCGTTCGAGCGTTCCTACGAAGAGGTTCTGCGCTACGGGATCGACGAGGTGGTCTGCATTGGCGTGAACGACGCCTTTGTCATGTACCAGTGGGGCAAGCACTTGGGCGTCTCGAGGGTCAGGCTTCTGCCAGACGGCTCGGGTCATTTCACCCGTCGCATGGGCATGCTCATCAACAAGGACCACCTGGGCTTCGGCTACCGCAGTTGGCGGTACATGATGATTGTGAACGACGGCGTCATCGAGAAGTGGTGGCAGGAGCCCGGGATCAACGACGATGGCTCGGATGATGACCCCTACCTCGAAACGACCGCGGAGGTCGCCATCGCCTATCTGAAGCACAATCGACCCTGA
- a CDS encoding ArdC family protein gives MSRPTAETRPDLYARVTDAILADLERGVRPWTKPWSAEHLAGAVSRPLRHNLQPYSGINVLLLWAQACASGYSAPIWMTFRQALELGGHVRKGEHGSTVVYANQIVRSEADENGQDVERQIPFLKAYTVFNVDQVEGLPEPFYATVASALLPARRIEAAEAFFSSLKADIRHGGGQAYYMIGEDRVQMPLFESFVDPQSYYATLAHECTHWTRHPSRLDRDLGRKRWSDAGYAREELVAELGAAFVCADLGLELSPREDHAAYLAGWLQVLKADKRAIFSAASHAQKAADYLVGLQPHS, from the coding sequence ATGTCGCGCCCCACCGCCGAAACACGTCCCGATCTCTACGCCCGCGTCACCGACGCCATCCTCGCCGACCTCGAACGCGGGGTCCGCCCTTGGACCAAACCCTGGTCCGCCGAGCACCTGGCCGGCGCCGTCAGCCGGCCGCTGCGTCACAACCTGCAGCCCTACAGCGGGATCAATGTCCTGCTGCTCTGGGCGCAGGCCTGCGCCAGCGGGTACTCCGCCCCGATCTGGATGACCTTTCGCCAAGCCCTTGAGCTGGGTGGCCATGTCCGGAAGGGCGAGCACGGATCGACGGTGGTCTACGCCAACCAGATTGTCCGGTCGGAGGCCGATGAGAACGGCCAGGATGTCGAGCGTCAGATCCCGTTCCTCAAGGCCTATACGGTGTTCAATGTCGACCAGGTGGAGGGCCTGCCCGAGCCCTTCTACGCCACGGTGGCGTCGGCGTTGCTGCCGGCCCGCCGCATCGAAGCGGCCGAAGCCTTCTTCTCAAGCCTCAAGGCCGACATCCGCCATGGCGGCGGTCAGGCCTACTATATGATCGGCGAGGACCGGGTGCAGATGCCGCTCTTCGAGAGCTTCGTGGATCCGCAGAGCTACTATGCGACGCTCGCCCATGAATGCACCCATTGGACGCGGCATCCCTCCCGGCTGGACCGTGACCTCGGCCGCAAGCGCTGGAGCGACGCGGGCTATGCCCGCGAGGAGCTGGTGGCCGAACTCGGCGCAGCCTTCGTTTGCGCCGACCTGGGGCTGGAGCTTAGCCCCCGTGAGGACCATGCGGCCTATCTGGCGGGCTGGCTACAGGTCCTGAAGGCCGACAAGCGGGCGATCTTCAGCGCCGCGTCGCACGCGCAGAAGGCGGCGGATTATCTGGTCGGGCTGCAGCCTCACAGCTAG